Proteins co-encoded in one Arachis hypogaea cultivar Tifrunner chromosome 13, arahy.Tifrunner.gnm2.J5K5, whole genome shotgun sequence genomic window:
- the LOC140178124 gene encoding uncharacterized protein, translating to MAALGNMALAMQATAEALGNQINQGNHGNNNDEDGPMTLATFLKVCPPTFRGTSNPTDADNWIQAMERALQAQEVPEEQWVEFGTYQLQGEAQNWWQGTRRILQPDGAVIPWEVFRTEFYKKYFLILARNAKELELMQLKQGQMTVVEYTSKFEELCRFSRICQGAPEDFAEWKCIKYEGGLRSDILSFVTPMEIRIFFELVNKSRVAEDCVRKAAAEKGSLRVPFQRPSGRNFAPRGRNFKRGGFVPQQTQGQGNYRRPNTNASQGKRFGKQPQQDLNCQKCGRFHPRVPCRLGLGVCYPCGQPGHMATNYLEKKKYETGRVQQPGRAYTTSTIGAEGSETLIRGREPSR from the coding sequence ATGGCTGCCCTGGGAAATATGGCTTTAGCTATGCAGGCAACAGCTGAGGCACTGGGTAACCAGATAAATCAGGGTAATCATGGGAACAATAATGATGAAGacggtcctatgacacttgctacatttctgaaagtttGCCCTCCAActtttaggggaacctcaaatcccactgatgcagataattggattcaggctatggaaaggGCGTTGCAGGCCCAAGAGGTTCCTGAGGAGCAATGGGTTGAGTTTGGAACATATCAGTTGCAAGGTGAAGCTCAGaattggtggcagggaacacgacgtatcctgcagcctgatggtgctgtgattccttgggaggttttcCGAACAgaattctataagaaatactttctTATTTTAGCtagaaatgccaaggaacttgaattgatGCAGTTAAAGCAGGGACAGATGACTGTTGTTGAGTATACTAGcaaatttgaggagttatgtcgcttttctcgtatctgtcaaggtgcgcctgaagattttgctgaatggaagtgtattaaatatgaggGAGGTCTTCGGAGTGATATTCTGAGTTTCGTTACCCCAATGGAGATCAGGATATTTTttgaattggtgaataagagtagggtggctgaggattgtgtgaggaaggcggcagcagagaaaggaagtttgagggtgccttttcagaggccttcagggaggaactttgctccgagaggtaggaatttcaagCGTGGAGGTTTTGTTCCGCAGCAGACTCAGGGTCAAGGTAATTACAGAAGGCCGAATACTAATGCTAgtcaaggaaaaaggtttgggaagcagccacagcAAGATCTGAATTGTCAGAAGTGCGGAAGGTTTCACCCTAGAGTTCCGTGCAGATTGGGACTTGGAGTATGCTATCCTTGTGGACAGCCCGGGCATATGGCCACCAATTATctggagaagaagaagtatgagactggtagAGTGCAGCAGCCAGGGAGAGCATACACCACTTCTACCataggtgctgagggatctgagacactgattagag
- the LOC112733169 gene encoding probable CCR4-associated factor 1 homolog 11, producing the protein MPPPIMVGFPPFYGAVQPRFVKRLPLLEPSPNSSVVIRQVWAANADSEFQIISSLIDKYRFVSVDTEFPGVVILPRNKNYRNLVPEETYQVMKANVDALKIIQLGLTLSDEHGNLPDLGTNNRTHYIWQFNFRDFNLMRDIHAKDSVALLRSQGIDFARNAVAGVSSVHFAKLAAASGLLFNKALTWVTFHGAYDIGYLVKILTWGVLPTRLDEFLELVKELFGGNTYDVKHVMRFCNGLYGGLEKVANTLHVDRVAGKCHQAGSDSLLTCHTFHKIRETYFLSNDDGFREYVNVFFGLEIAKA; encoded by the coding sequence ATGCCGCCGCCCATCATGGTTGGTTTTCCGCCCTTTTATGGCGCAGTTCAACCAAGGTTTGTCAAACGCCTGCCACTTCTAGAGCCTAGTCCCAACAGTTCGGTTGTGATCAGGCAAGTGTGGGCTGCCAACGCTGATTCCGAGTTTCAAATCATAAGCAGCCTGATTGACAAATATCGATTTGTCTCCGTTGACACTGAATTTCCCGGTGTAGTCATCCTGCCCCGCAACAAGAACTACCGGAATCTTGTCCCAGAGGAAACTTACCAAGTCATGAAGGCAAATGTAGACGCGCTCAAAATCATTCAGCTTGGACTCACTCTGTCAGATGAGCACGGCAACCTCCCTGACCTAGGAACCAACAACAGAACTCACTACATCTGGCAGTTCAATTTCCGAGACTTCAACCTCATGCGTGACATCCACGCAAAGGACTCTGTGGCACTCCTACGCAGCCAGGGCATCGACTTTGCACGCAATGCAGTGGCTGGAGTTTCTTCGGTGCATTTTGCAAAGTTGGCAGCAGCATCTGGGCTTCTGTTCAACAAAGCACTAACATGGGTCACATTCCATGGTGCTTATGATATTGGATATTTGGTGAAGATTCTGACGTGGGGTGTTCTTCCGACGCGCTTGGATGAGTTCTTAGAGCTTGTGAAAGAGctgtttgggggaaatacttacgATGTGAAGCATGTGATGAGGTTCTGCAATGGCCTCTATGGCGGTTTGGAGAAGGTGGCTAACACACTTCACGTAGACCGAGTTGCTGGGAAGTGCCATCAAGCCGGGTCTGACAGCTTGCTCACCTGCCACACCTTTCACAAGATTAGAGAAACTTATTTTTTGTCTAATGATGATGGGTTTAGGGAATACGTTAATGTATTTTTTGGGTTGGAAATTGCAAAAGCTTAG